In Jejubacter calystegiae, the following are encoded in one genomic region:
- the btuC gene encoding vitamin B12 ABC transporter permease BtuC yields MLPFIVQQRRRERRWLCGLALLLLCAAALSLCAGEQWIGPGAWFSDAGRLFVGEIRLPRTLAVVLVGAALAVSGTVMQALFANPLAEPGLLGVANGAGMALVGGVLLGGGMLPGWGLGLLAIAGALLITLILLRFARRRLSTSRLLLAGVALGIICSALMTWAVYFSTSVDLRQLMYWMMGGFGGVGWEQGWLMLALLPVLVWLCIRPSPLNLLALGETSARQLGLPIWLWRNLLVSATGWLVGVSVALAGAIGFVGLVVPHILRLCGLTDHRVLLPGSALAGGGVLLLADIVARQALSSAELPIGVVTSTLGAPLFVWLLLRARS; encoded by the coding sequence ATGCTGCCATTTATTGTCCAACAACGTCGTCGCGAGCGCCGCTGGCTGTGCGGGCTGGCGCTGCTGCTGCTGTGCGCTGCGGCCCTGAGTCTGTGTGCCGGGGAGCAGTGGATCGGGCCTGGCGCCTGGTTTAGCGATGCCGGTCGGCTGTTCGTTGGCGAAATTCGTCTGCCGCGTACTCTGGCCGTGGTGCTGGTGGGGGCGGCGCTGGCGGTGAGTGGAACCGTGATGCAGGCGCTGTTCGCGAATCCGCTGGCGGAGCCGGGATTACTGGGCGTCGCTAATGGCGCCGGGATGGCGCTGGTGGGTGGCGTATTGCTGGGCGGCGGTATGCTGCCAGGCTGGGGGCTGGGGCTGCTCGCCATTGCCGGCGCGCTGCTGATTACCCTAATTCTGTTGCGCTTTGCCCGTCGTCGGCTTTCCACCAGCCGCCTGCTGCTGGCCGGAGTGGCGCTGGGCATTATCTGTAGCGCTCTGATGACCTGGGCGGTCTACTTTTCTACCAGCGTCGACCTGCGTCAACTAATGTACTGGATGATGGGCGGCTTTGGCGGCGTCGGCTGGGAGCAGGGCTGGTTGATGCTGGCGCTGCTGCCGGTGCTTGTCTGGCTGTGCATCCGCCCGTCGCCGCTGAATCTGCTGGCACTTGGCGAGACCTCCGCCCGTCAGTTGGGGCTGCCCATCTGGCTGTGGCGTAACCTGCTGGTCAGCGCCACCGGCTGGCTGGTGGGAGTCAGCGTGGCGCTGGCTGGCGCTATCGGCTTTGTTGGCCTGGTGGTGCCGCATATCCTGCGGCTGTGCGGGTTGACCGATCACCGGGTTCTGCTGCCGGGAAGCGCGCTGGCCGGGGGCGGCGTGCTGCTGCTGGCGGATATCGTGGCACGCCAGGCGCTAAGCTCCGCTGAACTGCCGATAGGGGTGGTGACCTCTACCCTGGGCGCGCCGCTGTTTGTGTGGCTATTATTAAGGGCCAGATCATAA
- a CDS encoding RHS repeat-associated core domain-containing protein has product MFEAARVDDQIGHSHALAGLIGGTIVGGLLAAAGGFASRALLIAGMGASCLGVGLLLVGAALLVGWASLELGTSARDSMAQSGADSLSPEGPIVTGARDVFINDKPAAIATTSMVACGRDGPSMQMAQGSSKVIINDMPASRKGDKTNCDAQVMEGSANVIIGGEAVTTLPITPEVSENWYKASDLTLFFASLAGFGGAGAAAGKLAKLIQKMPGIGKLSRILCRGSSLLIGATAVGIVARPVEIISGQKFLSDDDELDFVLPSALPVRWQRYWRSGNPGDSVLGRGWNLFWETSLERHEEGLVWRSPEGDYISFPLVEKGHRTWCQPEKRWLEHHRDGHWTVYDISGEVWHYSALSGEGRATLTHIADPCGNRTDFEWRDDGRLQALTDSVGQRVICRYRDGRLSGAWLDDEICLAGYDYDGEGQLITVTGRGGSVLRRFGWADGLMISHEDGNGLRSDYQWQEIDSLPRVVVYSNSAGERLNFSYNFETGVRSVEREDGARAAWLVDDDDNVACYTDFDGRQTHLLYEQGELNAVLLPGGAMRKSQWDDYGRMLSETDELEHTTLYQWHRQSDRMARITGPDGASESAQWDERLRLISETDAAGAITRYHYPNAETSLPERITDPLGGEVQLRWNRQGLVTQRTDCSGSVTTFDYDRFGQLLSSTDAEGNTTRREWNAAGQLVAIELPDGSRETLRWNAHGQIERWRDALESEVRLRWNALGQPVSMTDRLNRTRRWHYDPRGNLTRLENGNGADYRFEYDPLGRPQREIRPDETSRQFSYDEAGWLSMVRHGGQPDADGEQPVEVHLYRHDAAGQLIWRAHDHAGFHYTRDELGRLIGVERRPTDAGAALGIEFDSVTLRYDKAGNLCEEAGAGGALGYDYDVLGNLSALTLPEGQQLSWLRYGSGHVSAVKFGQRLVSEFTRDRLHRELSRSQGARLQTRGYDALGRRTRQRSQLTGEVTLPEQQLLERLYRYSGRGELTSVSDTLRGELHFGYDAEGRLLKHNEPSQGLTALKFSYDDADNLLERDAMMPPQPVSNNRLGQWQNLFFRYDARGNLIQRRHGLHQQHYSYDADNRLIAASGTGPEGKFTARYRYDALGRRIAKAVTTQRGTVETRFLWEGWRLLQSREGERCATYLYDPNETWSPLARVDHPAQAQDGECYWFTADLNGAPLEATDADGAVRWSGQYGSFGEVSHQTAESWALRQGKPTINQPLRYAGQYADSETGLHYNLFRYYDPGVGRFTTQDPIGLQGGLNLYQYAPNPLGWVDPLGLYKGEGQRGLGKYHVFHEHRLGPSEYTLTDKEHFSRANESVHQRLQVDSEFKRELQTKYPGVVEHVQPMRNGKYRGSSPKGMTWHHGDTPGSLQLADFNDHKSYHKIYHPDGTGGRNKWGGGTACRK; this is encoded by the coding sequence ATGTTTGAAGCGGCGCGCGTCGACGATCAAATCGGACACTCCCATGCCCTGGCCGGCTTGATCGGCGGCACTATCGTTGGCGGGTTACTTGCCGCGGCAGGAGGGTTCGCGTCCCGGGCGCTGCTGATAGCCGGAATGGGGGCCTCCTGCCTTGGCGTGGGTCTTCTGCTGGTTGGGGCTGCTCTGCTGGTGGGGTGGGCGTCGCTTGAACTGGGCACCTCGGCTCGTGACAGTATGGCCCAGTCCGGTGCCGACAGTCTCAGTCCGGAAGGGCCGATCGTCACCGGCGCCCGCGACGTCTTCATCAACGATAAACCTGCCGCCATCGCCACGACCAGCATGGTGGCCTGCGGGCGCGATGGCCCCAGTATGCAGATGGCGCAGGGCTCCTCGAAGGTGATCATTAACGATATGCCTGCTTCCCGTAAGGGGGATAAAACCAACTGCGACGCGCAGGTAATGGAAGGCTCTGCGAATGTCATTATCGGCGGGGAAGCGGTCACCACGCTGCCCATTACCCCGGAGGTCTCTGAAAACTGGTATAAAGCCTCCGATCTGACGCTGTTTTTCGCCAGTCTGGCAGGCTTTGGCGGTGCGGGTGCCGCCGCCGGTAAGCTGGCGAAGCTTATCCAGAAAATGCCGGGCATCGGCAAGCTGTCGCGCATTCTCTGCCGCGGTAGCTCGCTGCTGATTGGCGCCACGGCGGTGGGGATTGTCGCGCGTCCGGTAGAGATTATCTCCGGGCAAAAATTCCTGAGCGACGACGATGAGCTCGATTTCGTGCTGCCTTCCGCGCTGCCGGTACGCTGGCAGCGCTACTGGCGCAGCGGTAATCCCGGCGACAGCGTACTGGGCCGCGGCTGGAATCTGTTCTGGGAAACGTCGCTCGAACGCCATGAAGAGGGGCTGGTCTGGCGTTCGCCAGAAGGTGACTATATTTCGTTTCCGCTGGTGGAAAAGGGGCACCGGACCTGGTGCCAGCCGGAAAAACGCTGGCTGGAGCACCACCGGGACGGCCACTGGACGGTGTATGACATCAGCGGTGAAGTCTGGCACTATTCGGCTCTTTCTGGCGAAGGGCGCGCTACGCTGACCCATATCGCCGATCCCTGCGGTAATCGCACCGATTTTGAATGGCGCGACGACGGACGCCTACAGGCTCTGACCGACAGCGTCGGGCAGCGGGTGATTTGCCGCTATCGCGACGGACGTCTGAGCGGCGCCTGGCTGGACGATGAAATTTGTCTGGCAGGCTATGATTATGACGGCGAAGGGCAACTCATCACGGTAACGGGCCGCGGCGGTAGCGTGCTCCGCCGCTTTGGTTGGGCTGACGGGCTGATGATCAGCCACGAAGACGGCAACGGCCTGCGCAGCGACTACCAGTGGCAGGAGATAGACTCTCTGCCCCGGGTGGTGGTTTACAGCAACAGCGCCGGTGAACGCCTGAACTTTAGCTACAACTTTGAAACCGGGGTGCGCAGCGTGGAGCGTGAAGACGGCGCGCGCGCGGCCTGGCTGGTGGACGACGATGATAACGTCGCCTGCTATACCGACTTTGACGGGCGTCAGACTCACCTGCTGTATGAACAGGGGGAACTGAACGCGGTACTGCTGCCCGGCGGCGCCATGCGTAAAAGCCAGTGGGATGACTACGGCCGTATGCTCAGTGAAACCGACGAGCTGGAGCATACCACCCTGTATCAATGGCACCGCCAGAGCGACCGGATGGCACGCATTACCGGGCCGGACGGCGCCAGCGAAAGTGCGCAGTGGGACGAACGGCTGCGGCTGATCAGCGAAACTGATGCCGCAGGCGCGATCACCCGTTATCACTATCCGAATGCTGAGACCAGCCTGCCTGAACGTATCACCGACCCGCTTGGCGGCGAAGTGCAGCTTCGCTGGAATCGCCAGGGGCTGGTTACCCAACGTACCGACTGTTCCGGCAGCGTGACCACCTTCGACTATGACCGCTTTGGGCAGCTACTGTCCTCCACCGATGCCGAAGGCAACACCACCCGCCGCGAATGGAACGCTGCCGGGCAGTTAGTCGCCATCGAACTGCCGGACGGTAGCCGTGAAACTTTGCGCTGGAACGCCCACGGTCAGATAGAGCGCTGGCGCGATGCGCTGGAAAGCGAAGTCCGGCTGCGCTGGAACGCGCTGGGGCAGCCGGTCAGTATGACCGATCGCCTGAACCGCACCCGACGCTGGCATTACGATCCGCGCGGCAACCTGACTCGCCTGGAAAATGGCAACGGTGCCGACTACCGCTTTGAATACGATCCGCTGGGGCGCCCCCAGCGTGAGATCCGCCCGGATGAAACCTCGCGCCAGTTCAGCTACGACGAAGCGGGCTGGCTCAGCATGGTGCGCCATGGCGGCCAGCCGGACGCCGACGGCGAACAGCCGGTAGAGGTGCATCTCTATCGTCATGATGCTGCGGGTCAACTGATCTGGCGCGCTCACGATCATGCCGGATTCCACTACACCCGTGACGAGCTTGGCCGGTTGATTGGGGTAGAGCGACGCCCCACTGATGCCGGTGCGGCGTTGGGCATTGAGTTCGATAGCGTGACGCTACGTTATGATAAAGCGGGGAACCTGTGCGAAGAGGCGGGTGCCGGAGGGGCGCTGGGTTACGACTATGACGTGCTCGGCAACCTCAGCGCCCTGACCCTGCCGGAAGGTCAGCAGCTAAGCTGGCTGCGCTATGGCTCCGGCCACGTCAGCGCGGTTAAATTTGGCCAGCGGCTGGTCAGTGAATTCACCCGTGACCGTCTGCACCGTGAACTGAGCCGCAGCCAGGGCGCCCGATTGCAGACCCGCGGCTACGATGCCCTTGGGCGCAGGACCCGTCAGCGTAGTCAGCTCACCGGAGAAGTCACACTGCCGGAACAGCAGCTACTGGAACGTCTGTACCGTTACAGCGGCCGCGGCGAGCTGACAAGCGTCAGCGATACGTTACGTGGCGAACTCCATTTCGGGTACGATGCCGAAGGGCGGCTGCTGAAACATAACGAGCCGAGTCAGGGGCTGACGGCGCTGAAATTTAGCTATGACGACGCTGACAATCTGCTGGAGCGTGACGCCATGATGCCGCCGCAGCCGGTAAGCAATAACCGGCTGGGCCAGTGGCAAAACCTGTTCTTTCGTTATGACGCGCGTGGCAATCTGATTCAGCGCCGTCACGGTCTGCATCAGCAGCACTATAGTTACGATGCCGATAACCGACTGATTGCTGCCAGCGGCACCGGGCCGGAAGGAAAATTCACCGCCCGTTACCGCTACGATGCCCTGGGGCGCCGTATTGCGAAAGCAGTTACCACCCAGCGCGGCACGGTGGAAACCCGTTTCCTGTGGGAAGGCTGGCGTCTGCTGCAAAGCCGGGAAGGGGAGCGATGCGCCACTTATCTGTACGATCCGAACGAGACCTGGAGCCCGCTGGCGCGGGTCGATCACCCTGCTCAGGCACAGGACGGGGAATGCTACTGGTTTACTGCCGATCTTAACGGCGCGCCGCTGGAAGCCACCGACGCCGATGGCGCCGTGCGCTGGAGCGGCCAGTACGGCAGCTTTGGTGAAGTCAGCCACCAGACGGCGGAAAGCTGGGCGCTGCGGCAGGGCAAACCGACCATTAACCAGCCGCTGCGCTATGCCGGGCAGTACGCCGACAGTGAAACCGGTCTGCACTACAACCTGTTCCGCTACTACGACCCGGGCGTGGGGCGTTTTACCACTCAGGATCCGATAGGGTTGCAGGGGGGGCTGAACCTGTATCAGTATGCGCCGAATCCGCTGGGGTGGGTGGATCCGTTGGGGTTATATAAAGGTGAAGGACAAAGAGGATTAGGTAAGTACCATGTATTCCATGAACATCGGTTAGGGCCATCAGAATATACCCTTACAGATAAAGAGCACTTTAGTCGAGCGAATGAATCAGTGCATCAGCGGTTGCAGGTCGACTCAGAGTTTAAGCGAGAGTTGCAGACAAAGTATCCCGGTGTAGTGGAGCATGTTCAACCTATGAGAAACGGGAAGTATAGAGGTTCATCACCAAAAGGTATGACTTGGCATCACGGTGATACACCAGGTTCCCTCCAACTTGCTGATTTCAACGATCACAAGAGTTATCATAAAATTTATCACCCTGATGGTACTGGTGGTCGTAATAAATGGGGTGGTGGAACTGCCTGTCGAAAATAG
- a CDS encoding DcrB-related protein — protein sequence MTSETARCLFSEGSVALPEGYQDRTVNIFPPPAAGDAAFNISRDTPEPNEALADYIERQLGLMKTHLKGWKTLAREAVRLGHDGPQGECLHASYLRGAERIWQRQAVFLTGPDKVLVFTLSKNTELSAQDEKAFSELLASFHSHPQK from the coding sequence ATGACTTCAGAAACAGCGCGCTGCCTGTTCAGCGAAGGGAGCGTGGCGCTTCCTGAAGGCTACCAGGATCGCACGGTCAACATTTTTCCCCCGCCCGCGGCGGGTGATGCGGCATTCAATATCTCACGCGATACTCCGGAACCCAACGAAGCACTGGCTGACTATATCGAACGCCAGCTTGGGCTGATGAAGACGCATCTTAAAGGCTGGAAAACCCTGGCGCGTGAAGCGGTCAGGCTGGGCCATGATGGGCCGCAGGGAGAATGCCTGCACGCCAGCTATCTGCGCGGCGCCGAGCGAATCTGGCAGCGTCAGGCGGTATTTTTAACCGGGCCCGATAAGGTGCTGGTCTTTACGCTCTCGAAAAATACCGAACTGAGCGCTCAGGATGAAAAAGCCTTCAGCGAGCTGCTCGCCAGTTTTCACTCACACCCACAGAAGTAA
- the ihfA gene encoding integration host factor subunit alpha, with translation MALTKAEMSEYLFDKLGLSKRDAKELVELFFEEIRRALENGEQVKLSGFGNFDLRDKNQRPGRNPKTGEDIPITARRVVTFRPGQKLKSRVENATPKND, from the coding sequence ATGGCGCTTACAAAAGCTGAAATGTCAGAGTATCTGTTTGATAAGCTTGGGCTTAGCAAACGGGATGCCAAAGAGCTGGTGGAGCTGTTTTTCGAAGAGATCCGCCGCGCACTGGAGAACGGTGAGCAGGTGAAGCTCTCTGGCTTTGGTAATTTTGACTTGCGCGACAAGAACCAACGGCCCGGACGTAATCCGAAAACCGGTGAAGATATCCCCATTACGGCGCGCCGTGTGGTGACCTTCCGCCCCGGGCAGAAGCTTAAGAGTCGCGTCGAGAACGCAACGCCGAAAAACGACTAA
- a CDS encoding DUF7716 domain-containing protein: protein MELPVENSEVMMVTFLGFKELLNSYKTLPDVGWLYVDESFNLGSKDDIVNGRYYLAENEDEEMDFEESYGTFLESPIFKAIVDNTLDHHPDSGEIDFLNATLYYLENDDFLD from the coding sequence GTGGAACTGCCTGTCGAAAATAGCGAGGTAATGATGGTTACTTTTTTAGGTTTTAAGGAACTGCTGAATAGTTACAAAACGCTACCAGATGTAGGATGGTTGTACGTTGATGAATCATTTAATCTTGGTTCAAAAGATGACATAGTTAACGGGCGTTACTATCTTGCTGAAAATGAAGATGAGGAGATGGATTTTGAAGAAAGTTACGGAACTTTTTTAGAGTCCCCTATTTTTAAAGCAATAGTGGATAATACCTTAGATCATCACCCAGATTCTGGAGAAATTGATTTTCTAAACGCCACGCTTTATTACCTTGAAAATGATGATTTTTTAGATTAA
- a CDS encoding SymE family type I addiction module toxin: MYKVGYVSIRHESRRDITATHYSRSPSLHLKGDWLREAGFDAECSVAVKIEMGCLLLTTG, from the coding sequence ATGTACAAGGTCGGCTATGTCAGTATCCGCCATGAGAGCCGCAGGGATATCACCGCCACCCACTATTCACGCAGCCCCAGCCTGCACCTCAAGGGGGACTGGCTCAGGGAAGCGGGGTTTGATGCCGAATGTTCAGTGGCGGTAAAGATCGAAATGGGTTGCCTGCTCCTGACGACAGGGTAG